The following coding sequences lie in one Silene latifolia isolate original U9 population chromosome 5, ASM4854445v1, whole genome shotgun sequence genomic window:
- the LOC141655207 gene encoding uncharacterized protein LOC141655207, with translation MERNGNFGKALAHGAWKKVVEAKTFDECTMEWNELRKKYCCHPALIAYLELTWWHKIHMFGKCFTNLVLHFGNTTTSRVESAHAQLKMWLGSAELTLDSIWKRADVMLHGQHIEIRKTLEDSISKTVVTNMYYGNIFSMLSGRVSATAIEAMLVEYNRGTDLGYYLEENCGCTLWTTHKLLCACRLHTVFHEGKRIHPDDLHVFWSRLAYTDSSHRRSRHNDVMEDLFDKVRAAHHSVQRDVIESLFSKLYPEDEVIEEPEIKDTRKGRPRKSNTRNKSLSTCQA, from the coding sequence ATGGAGAGGAATGGTAATTTTGGGAAAGCGTTAGCACACGGTGCTTGGAAGAAAGTTGTTGAAGCTAAAACATTTGATGAATGTACCATGGAGTGGAATGAGTTGCGGAAAAAATATTGTTGTCATCCCGCACTTATCGCTTATCTTGAGTTGACTTGGTGGCATAAAATCCATATGTTTGGCAAATGCTTTACCAATTTGGTGCTTCATTTTGGCAACACAACTACGTCTAGAGTTGAGTCCGCTCATGCTCAATTGAAGATGTGGTTAGGATCAGCTGAACTTACTCTTGACAGTATATGGAAACGGGCTGATGTTATGCTTCACGGGCAACATATTGAAATTCGTAAAACGTTGGAAGATTCTATAAGCAAGACAGTTGTTACTAATATGTATTATGGGAATATATTTTCAATGTTGAGTGGAAGAGTTTCGGCGACCGCCATTGAAGCAATGTTAGTCGAATATAATCGTGGGACTGAtctgggttattatttggaggaGAATTGTGGTTGCACATTATGGACGACCCATAAGCTATTGTGTGCTTGTCGGTTACATACAGTTTTCCATGAAGGTAAAAGAATTCATCCTGATGATTTACATGTGTTTTGGTCACGGTTAGCCTACACGGATTCCAGTCATCGACGTTCTCGCCATAATGATGTGATGGAGGACCTTTTCGATAAAGTTCGGGCGGCCCACCATTCGGTCCAAAGAGATGTAATTGAGTCATTGTTCAGTAAGTTGTATCCTGAGGACGAGGTTATTGAGGAACCTGAAATAAAAGATACAAGGAAAGGTCGTCCAAGGAAGTCCAATACCCGTAATAAATCGCTTTCAACATGCCAGGCGTAG
- the LOC141655208 gene encoding uncharacterized protein LOC141655208, which yields MRSQTLPFESWRSILHTRDLLLTLYGTADSAEKALQTCVSSQGHFMVSKAYELLRPHYPKVRWAKTIWSPNVIPKHSFITALAAQGKLPTVDNLCRRGLYLVNWCVLCKGATENHAHLFFACPFAGDLWRQVLGWMRVYGRTANLRQELLWCRHRNSRKHWKAGWYCCWLAACVYTIWQERNTRIFTGKESGVHGLLRQVQFHVSVKMLARNVKHSNMVIDHLSSIYA from the coding sequence ATGCGCTCTCAAACCTTGCCATTCGAAAGTTGGAGAAGTATCCTGCATACGAGGGATCTCCTCCTGACTCTTTATGGCACGGCTGATTCTGCTGAAAAGGCCCTTCAAACTTGTGTTTCTTCTCAAGGCCACTTCATGGTAAGCAAAGCTTATGAACTTCTTCGACCTCACTATCCTAAAGTTAGATGGGCTAAGACTATTTGGAGTCCTAATGTAATACCTAAGCATAGTTTCATCACTGCTTTGGCTGCTCAAGGGAAACTCCCAACTGTTGACAATTTATGCAGAAGGGGGCTCTACTTGGTAAACTGGTGTGTGCTATGTAAGGGGGCAACTGAAAACCATGCTCATTTATTCTTTGCTTGTCCGTTTGCTGGGGATCTCTGGAGACAAGTCCTGGGTTGGATGCGTGTTTATGGAAGGACTGCAAATCTCAGACAGGAGCTGCTTTGGTGTAGGCACAGGAACAGTCGTAAGCATTGGAAAGCTGGCTGGTACTGCTGCTGGCTCGCTGCTTGTGTCTATACGATTTGGCAGGAACGCAATACTCGGATTTTTACTGGCAAGGAATCTGGAGTTCATGGGTTGCTCAGGCAGGTGCAATTCCATGTTAGTGTCAAGATGCTAGCTAGGAATGTTAAGCATAGCAACATGGTTATTGATCATTTAAGCTCTATTTATGCTTAG